The following coding sequences are from one Virgibacillus necropolis window:
- a CDS encoding DEAD/DEAH box helicase: MKSYDIFHMQRLFPSQVYERGLEYFHQGRVTELLYDINFHVWTATVYGSESYFVEVNTKRWPHELSDAYCDCPAFKTYNQCKHIVAVLFAIGKRHKEQGVFRQVDKFQKTKDFIQSITDIQQQKRASSLSINRQQLQVEYVCKWTYNDTLFLELKVGEKRRLVVKDIHAFLQDVFQEREHFFTKTFTYNPELHYFDAEDLELFESIMSIVQNERLYDGHSLYRYQSHISEGRSISISPLLAKPLLKKLVERDFIVDTERDVFRDISIVEDELPYEFKLEKNNKELALAVKGMQDAIYFTKYELMFDTGTFYFPKKDQVPMLEQVSEISRDNPNLPIPADQADVFLSEVVPSLKKVGDVQISESVASEIIQVPLKAKLYIDLKADWITGRLEYHYGAYQVDPFNGKKEEDVLIIRDVEKEQQIMQLIEHANFHFNGKELYIDADEEMLYEFLYDVLPMFESYVDLFLTSDLRKFYMENEPIPSTSVRLESSNNLLEIGFSIDGINDNEINQILNAVLEKKRYYRMDSGALLSLESDEFTSIQELMSELDLKKIDIQDGSVQLPAYRGAQVDALIETKKNYDPTFRKLLHHLKSPEEQVYEIPDNLQASLRNYQETGFQWFKSLSSYHLGGILADDMGLGKTIQSITYLLSLKQDLPHLIVAPSSVLYNWKNECEKFAPDLRVRVIAGSPLERAAMIDANTGDEVWITSYATLRQDIALYQDITFHTLILDEAQYIKNYVTKTSRAIREIKAGHRFALSGTPIENSIDELWAIFQVILPGLMPNQRNFKQLAHSKIAMLTKPFILRRLKKDVLKELPDKIESVHVSELTKQQKELYVGYLRELQQETAQSLSNQDFNKNRMKILAGLTRLRQICCHPSLFIENYEGKSGKLEQLMETVNNAVANGKRMLIFSQFTSMHEIIKKKLEEDGISYFYLHGQTPSQERVQMSESFNNGEKSVFLISLKAGGTGLNLTGADTVILYDLWWNPAVEDQATGRAHRFGQKNVVQVIRMVTKGTIEDKIFALQQKKRELIDQVIQPGEQMLSSLSESDIRELLSL; the protein is encoded by the coding sequence TTGAAAAGCTATGATATTTTCCATATGCAACGATTATTTCCTTCCCAAGTATATGAACGAGGTCTAGAATATTTTCATCAGGGAAGGGTAACTGAATTATTATACGATATTAATTTTCATGTATGGACGGCAACGGTTTATGGAAGTGAAAGTTACTTTGTGGAAGTGAATACAAAAAGGTGGCCGCATGAGCTTTCAGATGCCTATTGCGATTGCCCAGCGTTTAAAACCTATAATCAATGTAAGCATATAGTTGCGGTGTTATTTGCAATTGGTAAAAGGCATAAGGAACAGGGAGTTTTTCGTCAAGTGGATAAATTTCAAAAGACAAAGGATTTTATTCAATCAATTACGGATATACAACAACAAAAGCGTGCAAGTAGCCTAAGTATCAATCGTCAACAATTACAGGTAGAGTATGTTTGTAAGTGGACATATAATGATACATTATTTCTTGAACTTAAAGTAGGAGAAAAGCGTCGTTTAGTTGTAAAAGATATACACGCATTCCTGCAGGATGTATTTCAAGAGCGAGAGCATTTTTTTACGAAAACATTCACCTATAATCCAGAACTGCATTATTTTGATGCAGAGGATCTAGAATTATTTGAATCAATCATGTCCATCGTACAAAATGAACGGCTATACGACGGTCATTCATTATATCGCTATCAATCACATATTTCAGAAGGGCGCTCCATTTCTATTTCTCCATTGCTAGCAAAACCTTTATTAAAAAAATTGGTCGAACGGGACTTTATTGTGGACACTGAACGAGACGTTTTTCGTGACATTTCAATTGTGGAAGATGAACTTCCTTATGAATTTAAACTAGAAAAAAACAACAAGGAGCTTGCGCTTGCAGTAAAGGGGATGCAGGATGCCATTTATTTTACCAAGTATGAATTGATGTTTGATACTGGGACTTTTTACTTTCCAAAAAAAGATCAGGTACCAATGCTTGAGCAGGTAAGTGAAATTTCTAGGGATAACCCAAATCTACCAATTCCAGCCGATCAAGCGGATGTATTTTTATCTGAAGTTGTACCATCACTAAAAAAGGTCGGTGATGTACAAATATCTGAAAGTGTAGCATCCGAGATAATTCAAGTTCCACTCAAGGCAAAACTTTATATTGATTTAAAGGCAGATTGGATTACTGGAAGATTGGAATATCACTATGGGGCGTATCAAGTAGATCCGTTTAATGGAAAAAAAGAAGAGGACGTCTTGATCATTCGAGATGTAGAAAAAGAACAACAAATCATGCAGCTAATTGAGCATGCGAATTTTCACTTTAATGGAAAAGAATTATACATTGATGCAGACGAGGAAATGTTGTATGAATTTTTATACGATGTGCTTCCAATGTTTGAATCGTATGTAGATCTTTTTCTTACCTCAGATTTACGAAAGTTTTATATGGAGAACGAACCAATTCCAAGTACAAGTGTGCGACTGGAATCATCGAACAACCTACTAGAAATTGGTTTTAGTATTGACGGAATAAATGATAATGAAATTAACCAAATCCTTAACGCCGTTCTAGAGAAAAAGCGCTATTATCGTATGGACAGTGGGGCATTATTATCACTTGAGAGCGATGAATTCACATCGATTCAAGAGTTAATGTCTGAACTAGATTTGAAAAAGATAGATATACAAGACGGAAGTGTTCAGTTACCTGCATACAGAGGTGCACAGGTCGACGCCCTTATTGAAACGAAAAAAAATTATGATCCTACGTTTCGAAAACTTTTGCATCATCTAAAATCACCAGAAGAACAGGTTTATGAGATACCAGACAATTTACAAGCTTCCCTGCGCAATTATCAAGAGACCGGATTCCAGTGGTTTAAATCGTTAAGTAGCTATCACTTAGGTGGTATATTGGCAGATGATATGGGACTTGGAAAGACCATCCAAAGTATTACATATTTGCTGTCATTAAAACAGGATTTACCGCATTTAATTGTGGCGCCTTCATCTGTTCTATACAATTGGAAAAATGAGTGTGAAAAATTCGCACCAGACTTGCGAGTCCGTGTAATCGCAGGTAGCCCGTTAGAACGCGCAGCAATGATTGACGCAAATACAGGGGATGAAGTTTGGATTACGTCCTATGCAACATTACGGCAAGACATCGCATTATACCAAGACATAACATTTCACACCCTGATTTTAGATGAAGCACAATATATTAAAAACTATGTAACGAAAACATCACGTGCAATCCGGGAAATTAAGGCGGGGCATCGCTTTGCACTTAGTGGCACACCAATTGAAAATTCAATCGATGAACTGTGGGCAATTTTCCAAGTTATTTTACCAGGATTAATGCCTAATCAACGGAATTTTAAACAGTTGGCTCATTCTAAAATTGCTATGCTAACAAAACCATTTATTTTACGCCGATTGAAAAAAGATGTATTAAAAGAGCTGCCAGACAAAATTGAGTCGGTCCACGTATCAGAACTAACCAAACAACAAAAAGAATTATATGTGGGATATTTACGTGAACTACAACAGGAGACAGCGCAATCCTTAAGCAATCAGGATTTTAATAAAAACCGGATGAAAATATTAGCAGGTCTAACCAGATTGCGACAAATTTGCTGTCATCCGTCTTTATTTATTGAAAACTATGAAGGAAAATCAGGTAAGTTAGAACAATTAATGGAAACAGTCAACAATGCTGTAGCAAATGGGAAGCGGATGTTGATATTTTCTCAGTTTACAAGCATGCATGAAATCATTAAGAAAAAGCTAGAAGAAGATGGGATTAGCTACTTTTATTTACATGGTCAAACGCCATCACAGGAACGTGTTCAGATGAGTGAAAGCTTTAATAATGGAGAAAAAAGTGTATTCCTTATCTCATTAAAAGCGGGAGGAACAGGGCTTAACTTAACAGGAGCAGATACTGTCATTTTATATGATTTATGGTGGAATCCTGCCGTAGAGGATCAAGCTACTGGTCGAGCCCATCGCTTTGGACAGAAAAATGTCGTTCAAGTAATACGTATGGTCACAAAAGGAACCATTGAGGATAAAATTTTTGCCCTTCAGCAAAAGAAACGTGAATTAATTGATCAAGTGATTCAGCCAGGAGAGCAAATGCTTTCAAGCCTTAGCGAAAGTGATATACGTGAATTACTAAGTTTATAA
- a CDS encoding NAD(P)H-dependent flavin oxidoreductase has translation MGKLLENVNLRIPIIQAGMAGGITTPKLVAEVANAGGLGTIGAGYMSASSLRDEIDQVKQLTDKPFAVNLFATNLEAFSSDVEQMQHFLNKYREELEIDSGNQSVKIYDYLQEKVYVIIEKDIPVVSTAFGVLSSVLIERLKKNDVTLIGMATNLEEANQLVEAGYDIIVAQGFEAGGHRGTFDVVRYPNGCNLGLLSMVQEFLENLDVPIVAAGGISNKSQIDVLMAMGVSGVQLGTKFLVAKEAGTNTAYRRSLLKASAVDTVITSAFSGRPARAIMNRFIGEVEVSGFDLLPFPIQNELTKDIRGASKDFAVSEFQSLWAGQGVGSIVNEETVAEILVSLIDEPTTDTNQLELEFEES, from the coding sequence ATGGGGAAGCTTTTGGAAAACGTTAATTTACGTATACCAATTATTCAAGCAGGAATGGCTGGCGGCATTACAACTCCTAAACTCGTTGCTGAGGTGGCAAATGCTGGTGGACTTGGAACTATAGGAGCGGGCTATATGAGTGCTTCGTCTTTGCGAGATGAAATTGATCAAGTAAAACAATTAACAGATAAGCCATTTGCCGTTAATCTTTTCGCAACAAACTTAGAAGCGTTTTCTAGTGATGTAGAGCAAATGCAACACTTTCTGAATAAATACCGAGAAGAACTGGAAATTGATTCTGGAAATCAATCCGTAAAGATTTATGATTATTTGCAGGAAAAGGTTTATGTAATCATTGAAAAAGATATTCCAGTTGTCAGTACAGCGTTTGGTGTACTCTCGTCTGTATTAATCGAACGTCTGAAGAAAAATGATGTAACGTTGATTGGAATGGCAACTAATTTAGAAGAGGCAAATCAATTAGTTGAAGCAGGTTATGATATTATTGTTGCCCAAGGATTTGAAGCGGGTGGCCATCGCGGGACATTTGATGTAGTGAGATATCCAAATGGGTGTAACCTTGGCTTACTTTCCATGGTTCAGGAATTTTTGGAAAATCTTGATGTACCAATTGTTGCTGCGGGTGGAATTTCAAATAAGAGTCAAATTGATGTGCTTATGGCTATGGGAGTATCAGGTGTTCAGCTAGGAACTAAATTCTTAGTCGCAAAAGAAGCTGGAACAAACACTGCATATCGACGGTCACTACTAAAAGCATCAGCTGTAGATACAGTCATTACAAGCGCCTTTTCCGGAAGGCCAGCACGAGCAATTATGAATCGCTTCATTGGCGAAGTGGAAGTAAGTGGTTTTGATTTACTGCCTTTTCCAATCCAAAATGAACTTACGAAAGATATTCGGGGAGCAAGTAAAGATTTTGCTGTTTCAGAGTTTCAATCATTATGGGCAGGACAAGGTGTAGGATCAATTGTGAATGAAGAGACAGTTGCAGAAATACTAGTCTCGTTGATTGATGAGCCTACTACGGATACGAATCAGCTTGAGTTGGAGTTTGAAGAGTCATAA